One Thermodesulfobacteriota bacterium genomic region harbors:
- a CDS encoding aspartate carbamoyltransferase catalytic subunit encodes MVFHRKHILGLEELTAEEIVVILDTAASMKEVSERDVKKVPALKGLTVVNLFFEPSTRTRSSFEIAEKRLSADVLNFTPDQSSVVKGETLLDTARNLEAMGAGIIVIRHSMSGAPWLLARELKSSIINAGDGSHEHPSQALLDLFTIKEIRGDIGGLRVVIVGDIRHSRVARSDIWGFLKLGAEVRVVGPPTLIPREIEDMDVKVYYKLDEALKDADVVIMLRIQKERQESMFFPSLREYSKLHGLSHEKLRQANDKVIVMHPGPINRGVELSSEVADDVNSVILDQVSNGIAVRMAMLYLVASGGRKV; translated from the coding sequence ATGGTTTTTCACAGAAAGCACATTTTGGGACTGGAAGAACTCACGGCGGAAGAGATTGTCGTAATTCTCGATACAGCCGCTTCTATGAAAGAAGTTTCAGAGCGTGATGTTAAAAAGGTTCCCGCTCTTAAGGGTTTAACGGTCGTCAATCTTTTTTTTGAACCCAGTACCAGGACAAGGTCATCTTTTGAAATCGCTGAGAAAAGGCTCAGTGCTGATGTACTAAACTTTACACCCGATCAGAGTAGCGTTGTGAAAGGCGAAACCCTTCTCGATACTGCTAGAAACCTCGAAGCGATGGGAGCCGGCATAATTGTGATCAGGCACTCAATGTCCGGCGCACCATGGTTACTGGCAAGAGAGCTTAAATCGTCGATTATTAATGCCGGTGATGGTTCCCATGAGCACCCCAGTCAAGCATTGCTTGATTTATTCACTATTAAGGAGATAAGAGGAGATATAGGAGGGCTTCGGGTGGTAATAGTGGGTGATATCAGACACAGCAGGGTCGCTAGATCAGACATTTGGGGCTTTCTCAAGCTTGGAGCCGAGGTGAGAGTTGTTGGACCCCCAACGCTAATCCCAAGAGAGATTGAGGACATGGATGTAAAGGTATATTATAAGCTTGATGAAGCTCTGAAAGATGCAGATGTCGTAATTATGCTTCGTATTCAAAAAGAAAGACAGGAGTCGATGTTTTTTCCTTCTCTAAGGGAGTATTCAAAATTACACGGCCTTAGTCATGAGAAGTTGAGGCAGGCTAATGATAAAGTGATTGTGATGCATCCGGGACCTATAAACAGGGGGGTCGAATTATCTTCAGAAGTAGCTGACGATGTAAATTCGGTGATTTTAGATCAGGTGTCAAATGGAATTGCAGTTAGAATGGCTATGCTTTACCTTGTAGCTTCCGGAGGAAGAAAGGTATGA
- the lepB gene encoding signal peptidase I, whose protein sequence is MINIWSREYRVRKKARQVYSETKNLYAKNRSKVQPEIAGLIREKLGQTELAISNGNMSEIKLKTDELESINKEHLSKFVKSKLRQNVEALLFAVVLALVIRTFIVQPFKIPSGSMIPTLLVGDHLLVSKFIYGTEIPFSDKVVLPLREIKHGDVIVFRYPNSESDPSKNGIHYIKRVVGLPGDKIDVEGRNLIIDGEEMPLDYVGDYNDERFGTKYDEYQEDLLGKKHIVIYEKGREYTQRGNLPVVVPPGQVFVMGDNRDNSQDSRFWGFVPIHNIEGEAFMTHWSWDFESNNFFNKVRWNRIFSLIN, encoded by the coding sequence ATGATAAATATTTGGTCAAGAGAATACAGGGTTAGAAAAAAGGCGAGGCAAGTATATTCTGAAACAAAGAATCTATATGCGAAAAATAGGTCAAAGGTTCAACCTGAAATTGCTGGACTCATTAGGGAGAAGCTTGGCCAGACAGAGCTTGCGATCAGCAATGGCAATATGTCAGAGATTAAGTTAAAGACCGACGAGCTTGAGAGTATAAATAAGGAGCATCTATCAAAGTTTGTCAAGTCGAAATTAAGACAGAATGTTGAGGCGCTGCTATTTGCAGTTGTCCTGGCACTGGTTATCAGGACATTTATAGTACAGCCTTTTAAAATTCCCTCTGGTTCTATGATACCTACTCTCCTTGTTGGCGATCATCTGTTAGTGAGTAAATTCATATATGGGACAGAGATTCCTTTTTCGGATAAAGTAGTTTTACCCTTAAGGGAAATAAAACATGGCGACGTAATAGTTTTCAGGTATCCAAACAGTGAAAGTGATCCATCGAAGAATGGGATCCATTATATTAAGCGAGTGGTTGGCCTCCCTGGCGACAAGATTGATGTGGAAGGGAGGAACCTGATTATCGATGGAGAGGAAATGCCTCTTGACTACGTGGGTGATTACAATGACGAAAGGTTTGGAACAAAATATGACGAATATCAAGAAGATCTACTGGGTAAAAAACATATCGTGATATATGAAAAGGGACGTGAGTATACTCAAAGGGGTAATCTACCAGTGGTAGTGCCTCCGGGGCAGGTGTTTGTAATGGGCGACAATAGGGATAATAGTCAGGACAGCAGGTTCTGGGGATTCGTTCCTATTCATAACATCGAAGGTGAAGCTTTTATGACCCACTGGTCTTGGGATTTCGAGAGTAATAACTTTTTCAACAAGGTTAGATGGAATAGGATATTCTCCTTAATTAATTAA
- a CDS encoding bifunctional (p)ppGpp synthetase/guanosine-3',5'-bis(diphosphate) 3'-pyrophosphohydrolase, with the protein MIRLNDIVEKLSSYLYLPEKDREFIKKAYVYSAKVHAGQKRSSGEPYLSHPLEVTGIIADMKLDVSSVVTGLLHDTVEDTLTTLNEIESLFGKDIAFLVDGVTKISQLPYTSKIDEQAESFRKLILATAKDIRVVLIKLADRLHNMRTLEYLADDRRKRIAKETFEIYAPLAHRFGIYWVRTELEDLSFKFLNTDEFERISKQIEEKKKEWETYVDEVKNILNVKLEEFGIKAEITGRFKHIYGIFNKMRVQNIDLEKVYDVIAFRLITDSLRECYEALGAVHSTWKPVPGRFKDFIALPKVNGYQALHTTVIGPIGERMEIQIRTRRMHQVAEYGVAAHWKYKEGKIESDESYNVYGTLRQLLEWKDIKDPNEFLEAIKGELISYGVYAFTPKGDLKELPVGATPVDFAYSIHTEIGNKCTRAVVNGKLVPLDYRLKSGDTVEIITSPEKHPNRDWLKFVSSSRAKNKIRSWLRGEETKQSRVVGKSISERKFKQHGLDFQKMLKNGELSDALSQLKFKEVEDFFLAVGFGKVSVADLLKRLDTKVKLEHPPDKESRIDRIIKTITRSTDGGVLVKGYDDVMIKFALCCSPLPGEEILGYITRGRGITIHKHDCSQLLDVDPLRRIEVEWDKSYKGFRPAKILVTCSDRPGMLSNITNSISTSDINISRAEMHSTDVDSAIGTFDIVVSDLHQLESVMKSIKKVKGVISVERIVGADEV; encoded by the coding sequence GTGATAAGATTAAATGATATAGTTGAAAAACTGAGTTCTTATCTATACCTGCCTGAAAAAGACAGGGAGTTTATCAAGAAGGCATATGTCTATTCTGCAAAGGTTCATGCCGGTCAAAAGAGGAGCTCAGGTGAACCATATCTGAGTCATCCACTTGAAGTGACTGGGATTATAGCGGATATGAAGCTTGATGTCTCATCTGTGGTAACGGGGCTGCTGCATGATACTGTTGAGGATACGCTTACTACTCTGAACGAAATAGAATCCTTATTTGGTAAAGATATCGCCTTTCTTGTGGACGGTGTTACAAAGATTAGCCAGCTTCCGTACACCTCTAAGATAGACGAACAGGCGGAGAGCTTCAGGAAATTGATACTGGCGACGGCAAAAGATATTCGAGTCGTACTTATCAAACTTGCTGACCGACTTCACAATATGCGCACTTTAGAGTACTTGGCGGATGATCGTCGGAAAAGGATAGCAAAAGAAACTTTTGAAATTTATGCTCCATTGGCCCACAGGTTTGGCATCTACTGGGTTAGAACCGAGCTCGAAGATCTATCATTCAAGTTTCTGAATACTGATGAGTTTGAACGGATTTCCAAACAAATCGAAGAGAAAAAGAAGGAGTGGGAGACATACGTTGATGAAGTTAAAAACATACTCAATGTCAAACTCGAAGAGTTTGGAATAAAGGCCGAGATTACCGGACGGTTTAAGCACATTTATGGGATTTTTAATAAAATGAGGGTGCAAAATATTGATTTAGAAAAGGTTTATGATGTAATAGCTTTCCGACTGATCACTGATTCGTTAAGGGAGTGTTATGAAGCATTGGGAGCGGTTCATTCCACGTGGAAACCCGTACCTGGCAGATTCAAGGATTTCATTGCCTTGCCTAAGGTAAATGGATATCAAGCTCTCCACACGACTGTTATCGGTCCCATTGGCGAAAGGATGGAGATACAGATCAGAACTCGCCGCATGCATCAGGTAGCTGAATATGGCGTCGCTGCACATTGGAAATACAAAGAAGGTAAGATCGAAAGCGACGAGAGTTATAACGTATATGGCACCCTGAGACAGCTATTGGAATGGAAAGACATCAAGGATCCAAACGAATTTCTGGAAGCCATAAAAGGGGAACTTATTTCTTATGGAGTCTATGCATTTACCCCAAAGGGGGATTTGAAAGAACTTCCGGTTGGAGCAACTCCTGTTGATTTTGCTTACTCTATTCATACAGAGATTGGTAACAAATGTACAAGGGCTGTCGTTAATGGGAAACTGGTACCCTTGGACTACAGATTAAAGAGCGGGGATACGGTTGAAATTATCACGTCCCCAGAAAAGCATCCAAACCGGGATTGGCTCAAGTTTGTCTCATCATCACGTGCAAAAAACAAAATTCGGTCATGGCTAAGAGGTGAGGAGACTAAACAGTCTCGAGTTGTCGGGAAATCAATTAGCGAAAGAAAATTCAAGCAGCATGGTCTCGACTTTCAAAAAATGCTGAAAAATGGAGAACTCAGTGACGCGCTCTCGCAACTCAAATTTAAGGAGGTCGAGGATTTCTTCCTTGCCGTTGGCTTTGGAAAAGTTTCCGTGGCTGATCTCCTTAAACGCTTGGATACAAAAGTTAAGTTGGAACATCCCCCCGACAAAGAATCCAGAATCGATAGAATAATTAAGACAATCACACGGTCTACAGACGGGGGTGTTTTAGTTAAGGGGTATGATGATGTTATGATAAAATTTGCTCTATGTTGTTCACCACTGCCTGGAGAGGAAATCCTTGGATATATAACTAGGGGTCGAGGTATTACCATTCATAAACATGACTGCTCGCAACTGCTTGACGTTGATCCATTAAGAAGGATAGAGGTTGAGTGGGATAAGAGCTACAAGGGATTTCGACCCGCAAAAATCTTGGTGACTTGCAGCGATCGTCCTGGCATGTTGTCTAATATCACAAACTCGATTTCCACCTCTGATATTAACATCTCAAGAGCCGAAATGCATTCAACCGATGTCGATAGCGCTATTGGGACGTTTGATATAGTTGTATCGGACCTCCATCAACTTGAGAGTGTCATGAAATCTATAAAGAAAGTTAAAGGCGTAATTTCGGTGGAGAGGATAGTTGGAGCCGATGAAGTTTGA
- the pyrR gene encoding bifunctional pyr operon transcriptional regulator/uracil phosphoribosyltransferase PyrR: MAKKVIMDSETIAQTVSRITDEIISTNRDSGELVVVGIRTRGIYLAQRLAEQLKNITGIKPPLGTLDISLYRDDLQIKREWPELKKTDIPFTIDRKTVILVDDVIFTGRTSRAAIEAIMDFGRPSSIQLAVLVDRGHRELPIQADYIGKKIDTNKNEKVRVLLNETDGKDEVLINQE; this comes from the coding sequence ATGGCTAAAAAAGTTATTATGGATTCGGAGACAATTGCTCAAACTGTTTCCCGAATTACGGATGAAATAATTTCGACGAATCGCGATTCCGGAGAATTAGTTGTTGTTGGAATTAGGACCCGTGGGATCTATCTAGCCCAGAGATTAGCCGAGCAGCTCAAGAATATAACTGGTATAAAACCACCCTTAGGCACTCTTGATATAAGCCTTTACAGGGATGACCTGCAGATTAAACGTGAGTGGCCAGAGTTAAAGAAAACGGACATCCCTTTCACAATAGATCGAAAGACCGTTATCCTGGTCGATGATGTTATTTTCACCGGGCGAACTTCTAGGGCAGCAATTGAAGCCATCATGGATTTTGGTCGGCCTTCTTCCATTCAGCTTGCTGTCCTTGTCGATAGGGGTCACAGGGAATTGCCAATACAGGCGGATTACATAGGGAAAAAGATTGATACAAATAAGAATGAGAAAGTCAGGGTTTTACTCAATGAAACTGATGGGAAAGACGAAGTGCTAATAAATCAAGAGTAA